In the genome of Candidatus Pristimantibacillus lignocellulolyticus, the window AACGATTGAAGCAAATAGGGGCTAAGCTTATATCGGATGTTGAAGGAATCATCTTACGGACTGCCGCAATTGGCAAGACGATGGAATCGTTGCAGGCAGATGTAGATCATCTTCGCCATGTGTGGCAACATATAACCGATACAGCGAATAATACTCAAGCACCTTACTTACTCCATAGTGAAGAACAATTACTTAAACGCATATTTCGTGATCTCTATCAATCAGATGTGGATGAAATTTGGGTAAGCTCACCGGAACTTCATGATGAGGTTCAATTGATTATGAAACTTGTTGCTCCACAGGAATCGCCGGAAATACGGAGTTACGTGCAGCAACAACATGCGATCATTTCTCAGTATGGAGTTCATAAACAACTTGTGTCTGCTTTCGGACGAAAGATCCCTCTTAATAATGGGGGTTATATTATTTGGGAAGAAACCGAAGCTTTAACGGTCATAGATGTGAACACTGGAAAATTCGTTGGTCATAATAATTTGGAAGATACTTTGTACCAGACGAATGCTGAAGCTGCAGAGCTTATCGTTAGATTGCTCCGTTTACGTGATACCGGTGGCATTATAATCATTGATTTTATAGATATGGAACATGAAGAAAATCGTAATCGTATTTATAAAATATTACATGATTCCGTCAAATATGATGGGGCGAAATGTGTTGTATTTGGTTGGACAAGACTTGGTTTAATGGAATTAACACGTAAAAAAGCTCGGGATAGTTATACATCGAAATATTTGCAAGAAATTCAGTTGAAGTAATAGGCTACTTATGATACAATGTTTTGGTGTATTGTTCACTTTGGTGGATAATACAAGTACCGCACGAATCGGGTTTAAGTTCATTGGCAACAATGACACCTTGATTAGGCGAGTCTTCGACAAATAAGGAGGTGCACCAACTATGTTCGCAATTATCGTAACTGGTGGTAAGCAGTATAAAGTTCAAGAAGGCGATGTAATCTACATCGAAAAACTTGACGGTAACGAGGGAGAAAACATTGTTTTTGACCAAGTTCTAGCTGTATCAGGAAGCAACGGTTTTGTTGCAGGTACTCCAACTGTATCTGGCGCTAAAGTGTCAGGAAAAGTGGAGAAACACGGCAAAGGTCAAAAGATCATTGTTTACAAATACAAAGCGAAAAAGAACTACAGACGCAAGCAAGGTCATCGTCAACCGTACACTAAAGTAACTATCGAAAAAATCGAAGCTTAATAGGAGCTAAGATGATTACGATCACTATTGTACGAGAAAACGATAACAATCGTATTGTATCTTTTGCTGTTGAAGGACATGCTAATTATGCGAAACATGGTAAAGACATTGTCTGTGCTGGTGTTTCCGCTGTATCGGTTGGTACAGTGAATGCGATCGAAGCGTTAGCGGGAGTCGAGCTTCCTGTCAAGATGAAAAATGGCTGGCTATCTTCTCCTATTCCGCAAATTGCGGATCGATTAGTGGAAGACAAGATTCAGTTATTGCTTGAGTCTATGATTGTGATGCTTGATTCGATCGCTCAATCATATGGTGATCATGTATCGGTACATGATCGCAATTCAAATAATAGTTAAGAAGGAGGGACACTAGATGTTGAAATTAAATCTTCAGTTGTTCGCATCCAAAAAAGGTGTAGGTTCTACTAAGAACGGTCGTGATTCTCACTCTAAGCGTCTTGGCGCTAAACGTGCAGACGGTCAAGTCGTTTCTGGTGGTAGCATTTTGTACCGTCAACGTGGTACAAAAATTCACCCTGGAACTAACGTAGGTA includes:
- a CDS encoding Rne/Rng family ribonuclease, with the translated sequence MKQLLIHMNQTHTQAALLVDEQLTEFFVEQTTERSLVGNFYKGIVQNVLPGMQAAFIDIGIMKNAFIYIDDMLDPNMDKQPQQKPTISQVTYPGQELIVQVVKDPFGNKGARVTTHYNLAGRWLVYMPKADYIGISKKVVDEQEKERLKQIGAKLISDVEGIILRTAAIGKTMESLQADVDHLRHVWQHITDTANNTQAPYLLHSEEQLLKRIFRDLYQSDVDEIWVSSPELHDEVQLIMKLVAPQESPEIRSYVQQQHAIISQYGVHKQLVSAFGRKIPLNNGGYIIWEETEALTVIDVNTGKFVGHNNLEDTLYQTNAEAAELIVRLLRLRDTGGIIIIDFIDMEHEENRNRIYKILHDSVKYDGAKCVVFGWTRLGLMELTRKKARDSYTSKYLQEIQLK
- the rplU gene encoding 50S ribosomal protein L21 — its product is MFAIIVTGGKQYKVQEGDVIYIEKLDGNEGENIVFDQVLAVSGSNGFVAGTPTVSGAKVSGKVEKHGKGQKIIVYKYKAKKNYRRKQGHRQPYTKVTIEKIEA
- the rpmA gene encoding 50S ribosomal protein L27 codes for the protein MLKLNLQLFASKKGVGSTKNGRDSHSKRLGAKRADGQVVSGGSILYRQRGTKIHPGTNVGIGKDDTLYAMIDGVVKFERWGRERKKVSVYPVELAPVAAAVEA
- a CDS encoding ribosomal-processing cysteine protease Prp encodes the protein MITITIVRENDNNRIVSFAVEGHANYAKHGKDIVCAGVSAVSVGTVNAIEALAGVELPVKMKNGWLSSPIPQIADRLVEDKIQLLLESMIVMLDSIAQSYGDHVSVHDRNSNNS